From one Cryptosporangium minutisporangium genomic stretch:
- a CDS encoding aldehyde dehydrogenase: MDDFAAANTSASIDGIRVDLRHWIGGERIASARTFADLSPIDEAEIAQVAAGTAAEVDAAVAAARAAFPAWSALPVGERSAILRRVADGIEARIEDLARVETRDNGSLIRSHRRGVMPRVALNLRAFADYAEKQLSHPDMSVRGHRERITYDPAGVVAVITPWNAPLMLATWRIGPALAAGNTVVVKPPEWAPLTASLLADIMHEAGVPAGVFNVVQGTGADAGAPLTAHPDINRLAFTGSVPTAAVIARAAAPNIVPLSFELGGKSPLLVFEDADLALAVDLAVEQFDNAGQVCLKAARMLVHSSIADEFTRRLVERTAGLRQGDPREENTDLSALIARRHFEQVSGFVERALADGARALIGGEPNRELGGLYYRPTVLVDAKPGSEILTEEVFGPVVTVETFQTEDDAVARANDTRFGLAATVVTSDPERAERVSHALHAGTVWVNCFFVRDLEAPFGGTGKSGIGREGGLWSFDFYCDVKNSVFSPNGWRNHG, from the coding sequence ATGGACGACTTCGCCGCGGCGAACACCAGCGCATCGATCGACGGCATCCGCGTCGACCTGCGCCACTGGATCGGCGGTGAGCGGATCGCGTCCGCACGCACGTTCGCCGACCTCTCCCCCATCGACGAGGCGGAGATCGCTCAGGTCGCCGCCGGCACCGCCGCCGAGGTCGACGCAGCGGTCGCCGCGGCCCGTGCGGCGTTCCCGGCGTGGAGTGCCCTGCCCGTGGGCGAGCGGAGCGCGATCCTGCGACGCGTCGCCGACGGGATCGAGGCGCGGATCGAGGACCTGGCGCGAGTCGAGACGCGGGACAACGGCTCGCTGATCCGCAGCCACCGGCGGGGTGTCATGCCGCGGGTCGCGCTGAACCTCCGGGCCTTCGCTGACTACGCCGAGAAGCAGCTGAGCCATCCCGACATGTCGGTGCGCGGCCACCGGGAGCGCATCACGTACGACCCGGCGGGTGTCGTCGCGGTCATCACGCCGTGGAACGCGCCGCTGATGCTGGCCACCTGGCGCATCGGACCGGCGCTGGCGGCCGGCAACACGGTCGTCGTCAAACCGCCGGAGTGGGCGCCGCTGACCGCGAGCCTGCTCGCCGACATCATGCACGAAGCCGGCGTGCCGGCCGGGGTCTTCAACGTCGTCCAGGGCACGGGCGCCGACGCCGGCGCTCCGCTGACCGCACACCCGGACATCAACCGGCTCGCGTTCACCGGCTCGGTGCCGACGGCCGCCGTCATCGCCCGCGCGGCTGCACCGAACATCGTGCCGCTCTCGTTCGAGCTCGGCGGCAAGTCACCGCTTCTCGTGTTCGAGGACGCCGACCTCGCCCTCGCCGTCGACCTCGCGGTCGAACAGTTCGACAACGCCGGGCAGGTGTGTCTGAAGGCCGCTCGGATGCTGGTGCACAGCTCGATCGCCGACGAGTTCACCCGGCGGCTCGTGGAGCGGACCGCCGGACTGCGCCAGGGTGACCCGCGGGAGGAGAACACCGACCTGTCGGCATTGATCGCGCGCCGACACTTCGAGCAGGTCAGCGGCTTCGTCGAGCGAGCGTTGGCCGACGGCGCCCGTGCCCTGATCGGTGGGGAGCCCAACCGCGAGCTGGGCGGCCTCTACTACCGACCGACCGTGCTGGTCGACGCGAAGCCCGGGTCGGAGATCCTGACCGAGGAGGTCTTCGGGCCAGTGGTCACCGTCGAGACCTTCCAGACCGAGGACGACGCCGTAGCCCGCGCCAACGACACGCGCTTCGGGCTGGCGGCCACGGTGGTCACGAGCGACCCGGAGCGCGCCGAACGGGTTTCGCACGCGCTGCACGCCGGAACCGTGTGGGTGAACTGCTTCTTCGTCCGCGACCTCGAGGCCCCGTTCGGCGGCACCGGCAAGTCAGGCATCGGCCGGGAGGGCGGCCTCTGGTCCTTCGACTTCTACTGCGACGTCAAGAACAGCGTCTTCAGCCCGAACGGATGGCGAAACCATGGGTGA
- a CDS encoding APC family permease: protein MTAEQMTPSPAPKPDSAPNEQLAAGRLGIAGIVFFVVAAAAPLVGMTGAVPVAIVLGNGAAAPGAYLVAGLVLLVFSVGYAAMSHRVSNTGAFFAFVGRGLGAVPGVGTAFVSLLAYVAIQLAVYGFFGAVAHGQLQARLSVDLPWWGWSLIAWALVLTLSLLQVDIGAKVLGVLMGLEVLSLLLVAVVVLAQGGGPDGLAFGASFSPANIFAGGFGGSAGIALAFAFASYIGFEATAIYAEETKDPKRAVPRATYTAVALIAVLFALTSWAVVSGVGSQHAVDEVARRSSVEGTPLADPAAVLFSVAEQYVGGWLSTLMTWLVLSSLFAGLLAFQNSAARYFFSMGRAGVLPRMLDRVNRRGAPIVGSLATSVLTFVVIAFFALTDKDPVLNLFNWFSGLAVLAILLVEILVSVAVIVHFRREPGEANVLQTVVAPIVAIIGLALAAYLIVARFGLLAGTSSNPDDALKTFALSATGWTLVLAPFVVLVIGLVLGAVRRNAENERAVADLVS, encoded by the coding sequence ATGACCGCAGAACAGATGACCCCGTCACCCGCACCGAAGCCCGACTCCGCGCCGAACGAGCAGTTAGCCGCAGGCCGCCTGGGCATCGCGGGAATCGTCTTCTTCGTCGTCGCCGCGGCGGCGCCTCTCGTCGGGATGACCGGCGCCGTCCCGGTCGCGATCGTGCTCGGTAACGGCGCCGCCGCGCCCGGCGCCTACCTGGTCGCCGGCCTGGTGCTTCTGGTGTTCAGCGTCGGCTACGCCGCGATGAGCCATCGGGTCAGCAACACCGGTGCCTTCTTCGCTTTCGTCGGCCGCGGCCTGGGTGCCGTACCGGGCGTCGGGACCGCATTCGTTTCGCTGCTCGCCTACGTCGCGATCCAGCTGGCCGTGTACGGCTTCTTCGGCGCCGTGGCCCACGGGCAGCTCCAGGCCCGGCTGTCCGTCGATCTGCCCTGGTGGGGATGGTCGCTGATCGCCTGGGCTCTCGTTCTGACGTTGTCGCTGCTCCAGGTCGACATCGGGGCCAAGGTGCTCGGTGTCCTGATGGGTCTGGAGGTGCTGTCCCTGCTCCTGGTCGCGGTGGTCGTGCTCGCCCAGGGCGGTGGCCCCGACGGGCTGGCGTTCGGGGCCTCGTTCTCGCCCGCGAACATCTTCGCCGGCGGCTTCGGCGGCTCCGCCGGCATCGCGCTGGCCTTCGCGTTCGCGTCGTATATCGGCTTCGAAGCGACCGCCATCTACGCGGAGGAGACCAAGGACCCCAAACGCGCGGTTCCCCGGGCGACCTACACCGCCGTCGCTCTGATCGCCGTACTGTTCGCCCTCACCTCGTGGGCGGTGGTCAGCGGCGTCGGCAGCCAGCACGCGGTTGACGAGGTGGCCCGCCGCTCCTCGGTCGAGGGCACACCGCTGGCCGATCCGGCGGCCGTGCTGTTCTCGGTGGCCGAGCAGTACGTCGGCGGCTGGCTGTCGACGCTGATGACCTGGCTCGTGCTCAGCAGCCTCTTCGCCGGCTTGCTCGCGTTCCAGAACAGCGCCGCGCGCTACTTCTTCTCGATGGGCCGCGCCGGGGTGCTTCCGAGGATGCTCGACCGGGTCAACCGCCGGGGCGCACCGATCGTGGGCTCGCTGGCGACGTCCGTGCTCACGTTCGTCGTCATCGCGTTCTTCGCTCTCACCGACAAAGACCCCGTCCTCAACCTTTTCAACTGGTTCAGCGGGCTGGCGGTGCTCGCCATCCTCCTCGTCGAGATCCTGGTCTCGGTCGCGGTCATCGTGCACTTCCGCCGCGAGCCCGGCGAGGCGAACGTGCTGCAGACGGTCGTCGCCCCGATCGTCGCGATCATCGGCCTTGCGCTCGCCGCCTACCTGATCGTCGCGCGTTTCGGCCTGCTGGCCGGGACGAGCTCGAACCCTGACGACGCACTGAAGACCTTCGCGCTGTCGGCCACGGGCTGGACGCTGGTTCTCGCGCCCTTCGTCGTTCTGGTGATCGGGCTGGTGCTCGGTGCGGTTCGCCGGAACGCCGAGAACGAACGCGCGGTGGCGGACCTCGTCAGCTGA
- a CDS encoding diguanylate cyclase, producing the protein MRSVLVAAYGASALVAALPAVLAFRRRHRAALCGPLALLLVAATEWCAAQAASVAVGSADLAVAFNYAIYPAVAAVTAGSLWYSRVVADRPALSARAKRLLWIHPIALIAVVATDQWHHLFYLATAASADKPLAVQPGPLYWLHVAYCYTVLCFVYVRLVRAAIHAVARQRRILVYSIVAGLAPLAGNVATLVLGGRAQTLDLTPILFVVTGALWCWIERYGAAGRDVPIAYNRVLAAIGDAVMVLDADGRFLDVNPAAARLLAGLGRGNGTVIGRDWRQVVGSELTALLTGPDQRVVTAADGRILDVRIVRMDGDRRHYGGSVVVIRDVTELERLRAALAEQARCDPLTNAHNRRHLAEVLEQETAAAAATGAPLSVVLLDIDHFKQINDGYGHAEGDRVLVRLVDELRSAAPADATVARYGGEEFVVVLPSSDVCAAADQAEQWRRRFAEIVVPTAQGPLRATFSAGIAQLVPDQEPEQLLCAADAALYAAKAAGRNRVVASQPGETSALLAAATVSA; encoded by the coding sequence ATGCGCTCAGTGCTGGTCGCGGCGTACGGAGCCTCCGCGTTGGTGGCCGCGCTACCTGCGGTCCTGGCCTTCCGTCGCCGCCACCGGGCGGCACTGTGCGGACCGCTCGCCCTGCTGCTCGTCGCAGCGACCGAGTGGTGCGCTGCCCAGGCCGCTTCGGTCGCGGTCGGCTCGGCCGACCTGGCCGTCGCCTTCAACTACGCGATCTATCCGGCAGTAGCCGCGGTGACCGCCGGCTCGCTGTGGTACTCGAGGGTGGTCGCCGACCGGCCCGCGCTGTCGGCACGGGCCAAGCGCCTGCTCTGGATCCACCCGATCGCCCTGATCGCCGTGGTCGCCACCGACCAATGGCACCACCTGTTCTACCTCGCCACCGCGGCGTCAGCCGACAAACCGCTGGCCGTGCAGCCGGGGCCGCTGTACTGGCTGCACGTGGCCTACTGCTACACGGTGCTCTGCTTCGTGTACGTCCGCCTGGTGCGGGCGGCGATCCACGCTGTCGCCCGGCAACGCCGCATCCTCGTCTACTCGATCGTCGCCGGCCTTGCTCCGCTGGCCGGGAACGTCGCCACTCTGGTGCTCGGAGGGCGCGCACAGACGCTCGACCTCACGCCGATCCTGTTCGTCGTCACCGGCGCGCTGTGGTGCTGGATCGAACGCTACGGTGCGGCCGGCCGCGACGTGCCGATCGCCTACAACCGCGTCCTGGCGGCGATCGGGGACGCGGTCATGGTGCTCGACGCCGATGGCCGGTTCCTCGACGTCAACCCCGCGGCCGCCCGGCTGCTCGCCGGGTTGGGACGGGGAAACGGCACGGTGATCGGCAGAGACTGGCGCCAGGTGGTCGGTTCCGAGTTGACCGCGCTGCTGACCGGCCCGGACCAGCGGGTGGTCACCGCGGCCGACGGCCGGATCCTCGACGTCCGGATCGTCCGGATGGACGGCGATCGACGCCACTACGGCGGCAGCGTCGTCGTCATCCGCGACGTCACCGAACTCGAACGCCTCCGCGCCGCGCTCGCCGAACAGGCCCGCTGCGATCCCCTCACCAACGCGCACAACCGTCGCCACCTCGCCGAGGTCCTGGAGCAGGAGACGGCGGCTGCCGCAGCGACCGGTGCCCCGCTGTCGGTGGTGCTGCTCGACATCGACCACTTCAAGCAGATCAACGACGGCTACGGGCACGCCGAGGGCGACCGGGTACTGGTTCGCCTGGTCGACGAACTGAGGAGTGCGGCACCCGCCGACGCGACCGTCGCCCGCTACGGCGGTGAGGAGTTCGTCGTCGTCCTACCGTCCTCCGACGTCTGCGCCGCCGCCGACCAAGCCGAGCAGTGGCGTCGCCGATTCGCGGAGATCGTCGTGCCCACCGCCCAGGGACCGCTGCGCGCGACGTTCAGCGCGGGCATCGCCCAGCTCGTTCCCGACCAGGAACCGGAGCAACTGCTCTGCGCGGCGGACGCAGCCCTGTACGCCGCGAAGGCAGCCGGGCGGAACCGGGTCGTCGCGAGCCAACCGGGTGAGACGAGCGCCCTCCTCGCCGCCGCGACGGTCTCCGCCTGA
- a CDS encoding glycosyltransferase — MSTFLPEPDTVRGAVVALLEAIGDVVFWYFLAINTSYLILIVIAAVEFTQYLRRQAYDGREETYVSPLTAPVSILVPAYNEELNIVSAVQAMLALRYPVFEVVVIVDGSTDQTLARLIEAFDLVPTVQVIPDDVPTRSPILASYTPRAGSPALTVIHKVNGGRADALNTAINAARHPLVCMVDADSILDPDALLAVAQPFSDDPLRAVATGGVIRVVNGCTVRAGRITEVRTPRAWLPRIQIAEYLRAFLLGRTGWSKVDGLLVISGAFGLFRRDVVVAVGGLDADSIGEDAELVVRLHRQLRREKKPYRISFVGEPVSWTEVPSTRAVLGRQRRRWQRGLIDILVKYVTMIGNPRYGRIGTVALPYFLLFEAIAPLVELLGIVVVPIGLLLGVIDPGFALQLLLVAYGYAILVTLTAIAVEEFAFHRYRHWRDLGVITLAAILENFGFRQLTAWWRVQGVYQAVRRTKTDWGVMTRQGFDNTSADAADAAAEDATSDRRP; from the coding sequence ATGAGCACGTTCCTACCGGAGCCGGACACCGTCCGCGGCGCCGTGGTGGCCCTGTTGGAGGCGATCGGGGACGTCGTCTTCTGGTACTTCCTGGCGATCAACACCAGCTACCTCATCCTGATCGTGATCGCTGCCGTCGAGTTCACCCAGTACCTCCGGCGACAGGCCTACGACGGACGCGAAGAGACCTACGTCAGCCCGCTCACCGCGCCGGTGTCGATCCTCGTGCCCGCCTACAACGAGGAGCTCAACATCGTCTCGGCGGTGCAGGCGATGCTCGCGCTGCGCTACCCGGTCTTCGAGGTCGTCGTGATCGTCGACGGCTCCACCGACCAGACGCTGGCCCGGCTGATCGAGGCCTTCGACCTCGTCCCCACCGTCCAGGTCATCCCCGACGACGTCCCGACCCGGTCGCCGATCCTCGCCAGCTACACCCCACGGGCGGGCTCTCCCGCGCTGACCGTCATCCACAAGGTCAACGGCGGACGCGCCGACGCACTCAACACCGCCATCAACGCCGCGCGGCACCCGCTGGTGTGCATGGTCGACGCCGATTCGATCCTCGATCCCGACGCACTCCTCGCCGTGGCGCAGCCGTTCTCCGACGATCCGCTCCGCGCCGTCGCGACCGGCGGAGTGATCCGGGTGGTCAACGGCTGCACGGTCCGCGCCGGCCGCATCACCGAGGTGCGCACTCCCCGCGCCTGGCTGCCGCGCATCCAGATCGCCGAGTACCTCCGCGCGTTCCTGCTCGGCCGCACCGGCTGGTCGAAGGTCGACGGCTTGCTGGTCATCTCCGGCGCCTTCGGTCTCTTCCGCCGAGACGTCGTCGTGGCCGTCGGCGGGCTGGACGCCGACAGCATCGGCGAGGACGCCGAACTCGTGGTTCGTCTGCACCGGCAACTCCGCCGGGAGAAGAAGCCCTACCGGATCAGCTTCGTCGGCGAGCCGGTGTCCTGGACCGAGGTCCCCAGCACCCGCGCCGTGCTTGGTCGGCAGCGACGCCGCTGGCAGCGCGGCCTGATCGACATCCTCGTCAAGTACGTGACGATGATCGGCAACCCCCGCTACGGCCGGATCGGCACCGTGGCGCTTCCGTACTTCCTGCTGTTCGAGGCGATCGCTCCGCTGGTGGAACTCCTCGGGATCGTGGTCGTGCCGATCGGTCTTCTGCTCGGCGTCATCGACCCCGGCTTCGCCCTGCAGTTGCTGCTGGTCGCGTACGGCTACGCGATCCTGGTGACCCTCACCGCCATCGCGGTCGAAGAGTTCGCGTTCCACCGCTACCGGCACTGGAGAGACCTCGGCGTGATCACGCTCGCGGCGATCCTGGAGAACTTCGGCTTCCGGCAACTGACGGCCTGGTGGCGCGTGCAAGGCGTCTACCAGGCCGTACGCCGGACGAAGACCGATTGGGGCGTGATGACCCGCCAAGGCTTCGACAACACGTCCGCCGACGCGGCCGACGCCGCCGCGGAGGACGCGACGTCCGATCGACGGCCCTGA
- a CDS encoding HEAT repeat domain-containing protein: MTDVLAQSAVLGWTLLAVLATCAMLVVLTAARRLQVGVTTRRREALERPVRPLVLTLAADADDDGEAYRTLATAPPDTWAAIEPLVVRVLGKVRGDARGTLTELLELHGAADRALRGITARGAVRRALAAETLGLLGAESSTAPLRACLHDRAADVRRVAVRALGRIGDPTVAPALIDTLDGSRPVPAQSVIQALLRLGPGVAPHLVPALQDRSEAVRAAVAEVLGLLRAVSATHPLIATLAEDPSLDVRLRAVKALGGIGHPTAVGALLSAIGSTEDPLIRAAAARALGELGSDRAVRALVGLLYEQEHAVALAAANSLVQLGKPGVEALTEVLRLSRPGRVPGRTCTGLPDDELPGGAVATELRTIADPDGRTVTTAACYAAAALVAARRAEPE, from the coding sequence GTGACGGACGTGCTCGCACAGTCCGCCGTCCTCGGCTGGACCTTGCTCGCGGTGCTGGCGACGTGCGCGATGCTGGTCGTGCTCACGGCGGCACGCCGGCTGCAGGTCGGCGTCACCACCCGCCGCCGCGAGGCGCTGGAGCGCCCGGTCCGCCCGCTGGTGCTGACGCTGGCCGCGGATGCCGACGACGACGGCGAGGCGTACCGCACGCTGGCCACCGCTCCCCCGGACACCTGGGCCGCGATCGAGCCGCTGGTCGTCAGAGTCCTCGGCAAGGTGCGCGGTGATGCGCGCGGCACGCTGACCGAACTGCTCGAGCTGCACGGCGCCGCCGACCGCGCGCTGCGGGGCATCACCGCGCGGGGAGCGGTCCGACGCGCGCTCGCCGCCGAGACGCTGGGACTACTCGGAGCGGAGTCGTCGACGGCCCCACTGCGTGCGTGTCTGCACGACCGCGCTGCAGACGTCCGGCGCGTCGCGGTCCGTGCGCTGGGCCGCATCGGCGACCCCACGGTGGCGCCCGCGCTGATCGACACGCTGGACGGCTCCCGGCCGGTGCCCGCGCAGAGCGTCATCCAGGCGCTGCTTCGCCTGGGACCCGGCGTGGCGCCCCACCTCGTGCCCGCCCTGCAGGACCGCAGTGAAGCGGTGCGGGCTGCGGTGGCCGAGGTCCTCGGACTGCTCCGCGCGGTCTCGGCCACCCACCCGTTGATCGCCACGCTGGCCGAGGATCCCTCCCTCGACGTCCGTCTCAGGGCCGTGAAAGCGCTCGGCGGGATCGGTCACCCGACGGCCGTCGGTGCCCTGCTGAGCGCGATCGGCTCGACGGAGGACCCGCTGATCCGGGCGGCAGCCGCCAGAGCGCTCGGCGAGCTCGGCTCCGATCGGGCGGTGCGGGCCCTGGTGGGGTTGCTCTACGAGCAGGAGCACGCGGTGGCCCTCGCGGCCGCGAATTCGCTGGTGCAACTCGGGAAGCCGGGTGTCGAGGCGCTGACCGAGGTGCTGCGGCTGTCCCGGCCGGGTCGGGTGCCCGGCCGGACCTGCACCGGGCTACCCGACGACGAGCTCCCCGGCGGGGCGGTCGCCACCGAACTCCGGACGATCGCGGACCCGGACGGCCGCACCGTCACCACCGCGGCGTGTTACGCCGCGGCGGCGCTGGTCGCCGCCCGGCGAGCCGAGCCGGAATGA
- a CDS encoding sugar kinase, translating to MTTTSAPTIATIGVHVLDTHVLGIESIPTGSDGQLVDTIRSSPAGTAGGTAVVLSRLGAAVRSQGAVGVDPLGDALLRALDREGVDTSGIVRTETAQTSASVIPVRPNGDRPAWHVIGANGAFTLDDVDRSALDGCVHLHLGGPEFLGGAAAGELLAHAKAIGLSTSVDLLAPGDPGMLEWIAQALPHTDYLLPNDEQVLGFTGAGDLVSGARALVEAGVGCVAATRGKNGALVVTREDVLEVPAFRIGVVDTTGCGDAFSAGFVLGRALGRSLGESARLGCATAAQVAQGVGTDAGAYDLASVDGFAATTPTW from the coding sequence ATGACCACCACCTCCGCGCCGACGATCGCGACGATCGGCGTCCACGTTCTCGACACGCACGTCCTCGGCATCGAGTCGATCCCCACTGGCTCCGACGGCCAGTTGGTCGACACGATCCGGTCCTCACCGGCCGGTACGGCCGGCGGTACCGCGGTCGTGCTGAGCCGCCTCGGAGCGGCCGTGCGCTCCCAGGGAGCGGTCGGGGTCGATCCGCTCGGCGACGCGTTACTCCGCGCACTGGACCGAGAAGGCGTGGACACGTCCGGCATCGTCCGCACCGAGACCGCCCAGACCTCCGCCTCCGTCATCCCGGTGCGACCCAACGGCGACCGGCCGGCCTGGCACGTCATCGGCGCCAACGGCGCCTTCACCCTCGACGACGTCGACCGTTCCGCGCTCGACGGCTGCGTCCATCTCCACCTGGGTGGCCCGGAGTTCCTCGGTGGAGCTGCCGCGGGCGAACTGCTCGCCCACGCGAAGGCGATCGGACTGTCCACCTCCGTGGACCTGCTCGCGCCCGGCGACCCCGGGATGCTCGAGTGGATCGCGCAGGCGTTGCCGCACACCGACTACCTGCTGCCCAACGACGAACAGGTTCTGGGCTTCACCGGGGCCGGCGATCTCGTGTCGGGCGCCCGTGCCCTGGTCGAGGCCGGCGTCGGCTGCGTTGCGGCCACCCGGGGCAAGAACGGTGCCCTGGTCGTGACCCGGGAGGACGTCCTCGAGGTGCCGGCTTTCCGGATCGGCGTCGTCGACACCACCGGCTGCGGTGACGCCTTCTCGGCCGGGTTCGTCCTCGGCCGCGCCCTCGGCAGGTCTCTGGGTGAGTCCGCCCGGCTGGGGTGCGCCACGGCCGCGCAGGTCGCCCAGGGCGTCGGCACCGACGCCGGCGCGTACGACCTCGCCTCCGTCGACGGGTTCGCCGCCACGACGCCTACCTGGTGA
- a CDS encoding TetR/AcrR family transcriptional regulator — translation MTRPRSHYSRGELRKARVLDAAVEVIADHGLEGVTHRAIAKAADVPLSTTSYFFSSLDELIGAAVTRIADGILQAAESLVADASTLRRADASIDDYVDRLVDVVTAPPGRQLLVQFEAYLGTTRRPDLIEPVQRIVDAYERAAATVLHSLGASEPEKAARHLVAVLDGFALQRIAHPRPDDREMLRDAVRLVARGHLGGAEPADPPSRSACS, via the coding sequence GTGACGAGACCTCGGTCGCACTACAGCAGAGGCGAGTTGCGCAAGGCGCGGGTCCTCGACGCCGCCGTCGAGGTGATCGCCGACCACGGGCTGGAGGGCGTCACGCACCGCGCGATCGCCAAGGCGGCGGACGTACCGCTCTCCACGACCTCGTACTTCTTCTCCTCGCTCGACGAGCTCATCGGCGCCGCGGTGACGCGCATCGCCGACGGCATCCTGCAGGCCGCCGAGTCTCTCGTCGCCGACGCGTCGACCCTGCGGCGGGCCGACGCCTCGATAGACGACTACGTCGACCGCCTGGTCGACGTAGTCACCGCGCCACCCGGGCGTCAGCTGCTGGTGCAGTTCGAGGCCTACCTCGGGACCACGCGTCGGCCCGACTTGATCGAGCCCGTGCAACGCATCGTGGACGCCTATGAACGCGCAGCCGCGACCGTGCTGCACTCGCTCGGCGCTTCGGAGCCGGAGAAGGCCGCACGTCATCTCGTCGCGGTTCTCGACGGCTTCGCGCTGCAGCGCATCGCTCATCCGCGCCCCGACGACCGCGAGATGCTCCGGGACGCGGTCCGACTCGTCGCCCGGGGGCATCTGGGCGGCGCCGAGCCGGCGGACCCTCCGTCGCGGAGCGCCTGCTCGTAG
- a CDS encoding aldo/keto reductase, which yields MEIRALGRGLRVSALGLGCMGMSQSYGPNPGDRDEMIAVLRGAVERGITFFDTAESYGPYVNEELVGEALSPLRDQVVIATKFGWDIRDGAVVGLDSRPEQIRRVADASLQRLRTDRIDLFYQHRVDPSVPIEDVAGTVSELIAEGKVAHFGLSEAGAATIRRAHAVQPVTALQSEYSLWTRDIEAEILPTLDELGVGLVPFSPLGKGFLTGTVSTSTEFTAGDIRATIPRFTEENRAANQALLDLVTQIAQAHEATPAQVALAWLLAQRPSVVPIPGTRRLHRLDENIGATRLELSTHDLVALGEAATRLGVAGARYNEAMQKLTGL from the coding sequence GTGGAGATCCGGGCGCTCGGCCGCGGGCTGCGAGTGTCGGCGCTCGGCCTGGGGTGTATGGGCATGAGCCAGAGCTACGGCCCCAACCCCGGCGACCGCGACGAGATGATCGCTGTCCTCCGCGGTGCCGTCGAGCGCGGCATCACGTTCTTCGACACCGCCGAGTCCTACGGGCCTTACGTCAACGAGGAACTCGTCGGCGAGGCGCTGTCGCCGCTTCGCGACCAGGTCGTGATCGCGACCAAGTTCGGCTGGGACATCCGCGACGGCGCCGTCGTGGGCCTGGACAGCCGGCCCGAGCAGATCCGCCGGGTCGCCGACGCCTCGCTGCAGCGGCTCCGTACCGACCGGATCGACCTCTTCTACCAGCACCGGGTCGATCCGTCGGTGCCGATCGAGGACGTCGCCGGAACGGTGTCCGAACTGATCGCCGAGGGCAAGGTGGCGCACTTCGGGCTGTCCGAGGCCGGTGCCGCGACGATCCGCCGCGCGCACGCGGTCCAGCCGGTCACCGCGCTGCAGAGCGAGTACTCGCTGTGGACGCGCGACATCGAGGCCGAGATCCTGCCCACGCTCGACGAACTCGGCGTCGGCCTGGTGCCGTTCAGCCCGCTGGGCAAGGGCTTCCTCACCGGCACGGTCAGCACCAGTACCGAGTTCACGGCGGGTGACATCCGCGCCACGATCCCGCGGTTCACCGAGGAGAACCGCGCGGCGAACCAGGCGCTGCTGGACCTCGTCACCCAGATCGCCCAGGCCCACGAGGCAACGCCGGCGCAGGTGGCCCTCGCCTGGCTGCTCGCCCAGCGTCCGTCGGTCGTGCCGATTCCCGGCACGCGGCGGCTGCACCGTCTGGACGAGAACATCGGTGCGACGCGGCTCGAGTTGTCCACGCACGACCTCGTCGCTCTGGGCGAGGCCGCCACCCGCCTCGGCGTCGCGGGTGCCCGCTACAACGAGGCCATGCAGAAGCTGACCGGGCTCTGA